In Ostrea edulis chromosome 4, xbOstEdul1.1, whole genome shotgun sequence, a single window of DNA contains:
- the LOC125668234 gene encoding AP-1 complex subunit mu-1-like: MSASAVYLLDSKGKVLISRNYRGDIDMSVIDKFMTLLMEREEDMNTSPIIQHGNTTFIFIKYNSLYLVATSKKNANVTMVFSFLHKLVQVFIEYFKELEEESIRDNFVLIYELLDEVMDFGFPQTTDSKILQEFITQEGHKMEIAPRPPPAVTNAVSWRPEKIKYRKNEVFLDVIESVNLLVSANGNVLRSEIVGSVKMRVYLSGMPELRLGLNDKVLFESTGRGKSKSVELEDVKFHQCVRLSRFENDRTISFIPPDGEFELMSYRLNTHVKPLIWVESVIERHAHSRVEYMIKAKSQFKRRSTANNVEIIIPVPADADSPKFKTTVGSCKYAPDMNAVIWTVKSFPGGKEYLMRAHFGLPSVVGEETEGRPPIHVKFEIPYFTVSGIQVRYLKIIEKSGYQALPWVRYITQNGDYQLRTQ; the protein is encoded by the exons ATGTCGGCGTCAGCTGTTTATTTACTTGATTCAAAGGGCAAG GTGCTGATTTCCCGCAATTATCGAGGAGACATAGACATGTCAGTCATTGACAAGTTTATGACACTTCTGATGGAAAGAGAAGAAGATATGAACACATCTCCAATTATTCAGCATGGCAACACCACCTTCATTTTCATCAAGTACAACAGCCTGTACTTGGTTGCTACATCTAAAAAGAATGCTAATGTTACCATGGTCTTCTCCTTTCTTCATAAACTTGTACAG GTATTTATTGAGTACTTCAAAGAGTTAGAGGAAGAGAGCATCAGAGATAACTTTGTACTGATCTACGAGTTACTGGACGAAGTGATGGACTTTGGATTTCCTCAGACGACTGACAGTAAAATTCTCCAAGA ATTTATCACACAAGAGGGTCACAAGATGGAGATAGCACCCCGACCACCTCCAGCGGTGACCAATGCTGTATCTTGGCGACCTGAGAAAATcaaatacaggaaaaatgaagTGTTCCTTGATGTCATTGAATCTGTAAACTTACTA GTCAGTGCTAATGGTAATGTGCTGCGAAGTGAAATTGTGGGATCTGTGAAGATGAGAGTGTACTTGTCTGGGATGCCTGAGCTGCGACTTGGTTTGAATGACAAAGTGCTGTTTGAGAGTACAGGAC GTGGTAAGAGTAAGTCAGTGGAACTTGAAGATGTAAAATTTCACCAGTGTGTCAGACTATCTAGGTTTGAAAATGACAGAACTATTTCTTTCATTCCACCTGATGGAGAATTTGAGCTGATGTCTTACAGATTGAACACTCAT GTGAAGCCACTGATTTGGGTTGAATCTGTCATTGAGAGACATGCCCATAGTCGAGTAGAATATATGATCAAA GCCAAAAGCCAGTTCAAAAGGAGGTCCACTGCCAATAATGTTGAGATCATCATTCCAGTACCTGCTGATGCAGACTCACCAAAGTTCAAGACAACAGTTGGTAGTTGTAAATACGCTCCTGACATGAATGCAGTCATCTGGACCGTTAAATCATTCCCA GGAGGCAAGGAGTATCTGATGAGGGCACACTTTGGTTTGCCCAGTGTGGTGGGTGAGGAGACGGAGGGCAGGCCCCCTATACATGTCAAGTTTGAGATTCCATACTTCACTGTATCTGGAATACAG GTGAGGTACCTCAAGATTATTGAAAAGAGTGGTTACCAGGCCCTCCCATGGGTACGCTACATCACTCAAAATGGAGATTATCAACTTAGAACGCAATAA